The nucleotide window AAACCCCagaattttcgaaaaaagtcAAAATTTCGTACATTTACAAATTTTTGGTGGTTGACAACCCCAAATAAGTGGTACCCTTTTTAACAGTGAATGGTTATCGAGACCACCACTACCAGTATGATGTGGAAAACACATCATCAGCGTGTAGCAGTGGTGACTGGCAACTATGGCAGCAAGTAATTCAGTGTCAGTTCCTGCCAATCACACGTGCTGGCAGGTAATAGCCGTTGATGATAGACATTGTCAGTTTGCCGCTGCAGGAATGTATATACATATTACTGTGGGCTATAAAGCGTAACCAATGCCGCCtgtttgttttccattttatgGCAATGACCGAATTATAAAGTGCGTTTACAGAATAATGAGCTTTTCATGTCGACTTATATATGAATTCAAATTCAGCATATGATAACTAGGGTTTGATGGCCATTTGGTTGATCCCATATGAATGCAAGAAATGAAAGTCAATGGATTGTCGGCTTCTAACAAAAGATGCAATTTCTAGCTTCAGACCTGATCGTTTTCCGACATTAAAACAACCTTTATGTGCTTAAGCTTTTTAGTTCTCGCACTGAATAATGAGCAAAACCGAGATGAGAGGGTTCCAAAGAGCGAAACAAAGCCGTCATGGCTTTTCTCTGCTTATTCTTCTCGGTTGATTGGTTGTCCCTTTCACGCCCTATTTTATGTCGGCACTGCCCGATGATGGATCAATTATGTTTGCCTTCAATCGATgtaacaaatatatatttttttacgaACATGTACAGTACATCAGTGGTTTTGCTGTATCTGTTAATGGTAGTTGGTGGCGCTTATCCAATTCAATAGCAACTGACTATAATACACTGCCGTACTAGTTGAACTGTTGTTTCGGTTGTCCGATAATGAGGGGAAATCTATTGCTCTTTGATTAGAaaactgtttttattttctgttccTACCAGAAGTAATAATATGTAGTTTTAACGATACAAACAAATGCACAAGAACTTTATCGCTAAACAGAATATGGAGGATTGGAGACGTGTATAGATTAGGAGAGAAGGCCGCTCGACGGAAGCACGTTATAAATCCGATTGAATCGTTCCGGATATACTCACCACGTATAGTCTCGTTATGTTGCCTGAATACGatcattttttccccttcgGTCCTTTGCTTATCTTCctattgccttttttttgtcctcCGATCTTCAAACGTATATACTGAACGGCGGTAATGGCGGCCGGGGTTGATGATCTATTTCCCCTCCTAATGGATGTGATGGCACGGGTTGAATAGAGAACGAAGAGGGAAATATCACACATAAAGTTGGCGGCTCCACTCAGGATAAGGGAGGGCTACACAATGGTGGTCAATAGCGTGTCAGTGATTCTGGAGGAAATTGTCGATTTTTGCCTTCCTCCTATACGCATACATATTGATATGTATCCGGCAGAATATATTACATCCATTACTTATGTTCCTGGCTGCATCCAAAGTATGTTGAGGAAGTGACCTCACCAACTCTTGATGGTATTCGCTAATAACCGAGATATGTTTcgcgtgtttttttcttccttcttcgtTTGCTTGCCTGCTCCGCCCCTACTTGATTCTCTTAtgaagtaaatgaaaaatgttgGATCGAAAAGCGGActtataataaaaatatttattgatGCGTTACCTGCAGTCCGCAAGAATTTCAAACGCACATTTGCACGTCGGCTTGAGAGGCACGGGTATTTTCCAATTGCACTTTTGATTGTTGAACTTGGAGGGACACTCTTTAATACAATCAAACAGCTGGAGCGGCAAAAACAGTCATCTTCGTTGGTTGTTGGTAATAACTGTCTATGGTTACGCATACAACTTTGAAACGCCCTGTTACCTGTACCAACCCCGCGGTGGTGTTTCTTGCCACCAAAGTTACTTGATGATGTAATCCTGTGTTTCCTTTGTAACAGCAAGGCAGCTGATAAGCAACACAATATCATCTAGTTAAATTCAAATTCAGTTCAATTTTTATAAGGTAAGTTACTAGGCATATGGTCTCTAGCGATTAattaataaatgaaaacattcatTATTATTGCTAAATAATGAAAGTTTACAGTTTTATGTATCGATTTCTCGTAAGCAACATGGCGAAAAAGGCTTTATTTCTTTCGTGTAATGGTATGCCAGTATCGACCTGTACCTGGAAAGTCGCGAGCTTATACCTGAACATgttcaaataatttttgatATTTTCCTTCAATTGTCACGAAGTTTTGTTTGAACATTAATAATTGATCATTACTGTTATCAAATTTACCGTAAGGCTCACCCACGATATTGGGTcgtattttgttttatcatttatttaaaaatagatgTTTTCATAGTAGGCTACAGCAATATGATGGTCATCAGGGCAGGTCTCGAGGATCCTATAGCATGTCATTCAAAATGGTTAGCGCAActcttttttatattttgccaACAACGATTAAGAGCCCCACAGGCAAACAAAGAGTTAGCTAATATTTAAGTCCGAATTGTTgagtacagtgccggtccagttatagaaccgcctagctatggaaccggctcggttatcgaaccgatttttctttgccgtgtttcagcgccaccgttggccgtattaggAACTATTTCGActttctatggcgggaatgaatgggttttgccttttaaaacatgcaaaaaaatattactgtaatgggttttatctttttaggcaatgttgtacatcggtttaatgacccaactaataataataggcgttaaagctattcataccaaatacaataataataataggcggtaaagttattcataccaaatacaatagaatacaatagcttccactattcattcttatcttctagcaccttgttccattccagtccttctaccaactctaatttctttttccttctggtataacaacagttcttctagttcatcaaaccacttcctctgtgaaTAATCCCCCACtaatgaagatacactagtatctcaccattcatagccatagactatattacacatatattaaaaatctttttaagttagtcatagcagcggttcgaacacgggactctagatctatagcgaacagcattaccactctgctgtgtgcccttacattctaagaccgtcaaagtttgagggatgaaagaaccgacgataggtggcactaagatcgggtgcttggttatagaaccattcagttatagaaccgcgcacaggccggttctataactggaccggcactgtatttACTTATATTAGGATTTTCTAATCGAAACTAGGGTATAGtgtaaggaatgcatcagctcactctttcttggaaaaatatcctccctctcattcctggaaacaagtcattttcctttccatcctttcattacgctcaccttgcgttggtgatcgcgttgactttgtttgtcgtataaaaccccatcaattgtaattcttcgttagtcaacgctgggctgttcacccagtctagtgttgattcaccccttcgcgagtctagtgtcaggtcgtttattcgacctgctactggcttgctcgttccccgtttaaacttgtcttatttgtgtctttgttgtgcttgacgctggctatacggctacggcctgtatgtatgcctccaatcgtttgagacattcatcgacttgtttgaatcatgttaacattttacgggaatataccatcgaacgaagtccgcagcttcccttaatcgagtaaaagctatttacttaaagatgaagtaagtaggggTTTTACAATAGTACTCTGGCCTTTTTGTGGTGTAGTCTTTTGGGACTTCAGTTTGGTAGTAACGTGGAGCTTAGTACTTCGGTGCCTCGTTGTAGTAGCTGGGACTGGTATaggttgtggtgtagtattttgGAGCCTCAGTGAAATAAGCTGGAGCAGCGTatgttgtggtgtagtattcagctttcTCGGTATAATATTCCGGGGCTGTAGTTGTCTAGTATTCAGCGGCCTCTTTGGTGTAGTATTTAGGAAGCCATGGTGTAATAACCCGGAGCAGCATagttggtggtgtagtacttcgGAGTCTCGGTATTGTAGCTTGAGGCAGCATAAGTTGTGTATCGTGGAGTGTCAGTCTGGTAGTAACTTGgagccgaataatatttaggAGCATCAGTGTAGTATTCTCGAGCAGCGTAAGTGATTGTGTAGTATTCTGCGCCCTTTGTGGTGTAAGACGGGGCAGCataagttgtggtgtagtaactAGATTCGACGTAGTAAGGAGCAGTCGTGGTGTGCTGTATCAACTTGGGGTTGAGTAGTACTCTggggcttcagtgtagtaggtcgACTCAGCATAGTAAGATAGGGCAATTCCGGTGTAGTAGGTCGGGGCTACGTAATACTTCGGCACCTCtgtagtggtgtagtacgaAAGCGGTGTAGTGTAGCTCGGAGCAGACTAATATTTCGGTGTCTTGGTGTAGTAAGCCGGTTAAACAGACGTTTGTCTGGAATCTTCCAGACTTTGCCTTTCTTGTCCAAACTTGTCCAACTCTCTAAAGACTTGGGCAATATGTTTTCTACCGAGCAATGACTTCTTTTCACTAATCTCGACTTCCGTCTAGAATTGTTCCCCCCTCGTTTTTCAGTTTGTGAACCCTACCTCctaccttttgttttttcgactGAACCAAGTCAACACTGGTGCTGAACCAGTGCCTCGTTTTTTCGCGTCCAAGAAGGACGTCAATACAAAGTTCTCAACCGCAATTCTAAATCCAGTGTCGCGCAATCATTCGCGACAACGTTGTTGTGTAATACTCAGGTACCTTCGTGGTATAGTATGcgggagcctcggtgtagtagcttggagtGACGTATGTTGTTGCGTAATACACTGGGGCGTCTATGTAATAGCTTGGTGCGGAGTAGTATTCCAGTGCCTCCGTATAACAAGGTTGGGCTGCATacgtggtggtgtagtattcagacGCCTTGGTCGTGTAGTACTAGGGTGACTCGGTGTAGAAGCTGGGGGCAGCATATGTTGTCGCATAATAGTCGGTCTTCTTCGTTGTGCAGTAATCGGAGGCCatggtggtgtagtagggcACCGGAGTGGTGTAGTACCCAGAAGAAGACGAGACCATTGGTAGGGTCTACACCCATGGCCCCCACTCATACACCCATACCCTATGGTGCATGATATGAGCACATAGGGTATGGGTACATGATATGAGCAAGTCATTCGAGAGCTTAgcacaattttttctttctttctttctttctttcttttagaAAACGGAAAGCTACACGAATAAATAAAGAGTGCTGGATGCCAGACCGAAATTTGTTTGCACTTTTTGCTGACGCAGTTTTAGCGATAGAAACTAAGATTTACAATTGTCCCAGGCAAAAATCCGACACAATTAAATGCATGTTTTAATATTGTGTTTATATTGGCACACTTTAGGACGATATAAATTATGTATTGAATCATACTAAAgtctaaaatataatttttagataaaaagaataatgaattgTGTCCCACTTgtggtaaataaaaataaataaataataaattgaaACATGGAAGAATTGTACTCAATGCGTATCGAACTTCGGACCTATTTATCGGTAGCCGTACGTGCTACCAAGTGTGCCACCTTCGATAGTAGTTGACCCAAGAAATATCTATCCAAATTCGATTCAAGTGCTttaggtgatagaaaaattttggagatttttttaatatttggaaacatttgattttacgtgaTAGAATTTGGTTTTCGAACATCAACGATtcataaaaattgattttgtgaaatttataatgataacttaacttaattgAATTAACATAATAATTTGAAACAGAGAAATCGACattataaagttaaacttTCGTATTTATGCGGATACTTGGAATAGAAGtggctaaacaaaataaaaataccctGAAAAATTGGTTCTTCCCAACTTTCCAAGTCCATAAAATATTCGGGGTATAATCTCGTTTATTCGGTTCAGGCGTTCACAAgtccaaaaaaattatgggaTATTATTTGATAATATAATGAATGGTATAAACACCTCCAAAAATTtgggaaaatgtaaaaattttgctttttctcatTATTCCTGGGTTGCTAACCCCGAAAGAATTATATCCTTTTTAACAGTCATATaataattttccaaaattttacgcaCTAATCACATCTATGCACTATGTTAACTTTTGTTTCATCGGTGTGAAACACGATCTATTGAAAACTATAATATAACTCATAATAATTGACTTCTAATAATATATACATTAAGCAATAATTGCCTCCGCCTTGTATCAAACTGCATAATATTACTTTTTTATCACATTTTATTACCAGTTTGTAAagtaacaaataattaattttgataGTATGCGATTTATTGAAAACTAGCATAATTAATTGCTTCTGTTTTATTAGCATGTATTAAACGGTATTAAATTGCATATTGTTACTTTATGATCATACTTAATACAAACTAGTATGATAAAATCAGGCTAATATATCATTAATTATACTAGTATGCGATTCATTGTAAACTTGTACAATTAATTGTCTCCGATTTTTGGCTGGGGTTTGTGTCTGCTATACAAAGGAATTTGTGATAAGCTGCACCATGTGTGCGAAAACAGTTAATTCTTTTCAGGGTGTCATTAAATTCTTCGGCGAATTATACGATGTCCCAGAACTACGAAAGAATCTCGAATAAAAAATTCCTCATTTTCTTGTCAAAACTTAGTACCGTAATTATTTTTACGAAGAGTGCAAGTTCAAGTTTCACACCCCCTGTTCTATCCGCGTGAAATAAGATATGGCGTATTATACATGAAATAACGAGCTACTCAAATCGTTTAATGCACCAACTGTGTTCGACTGTGTTTTACTTTCGATTTTCATGTTATGTATTGTTCAGAAACATCAAGCAATTTATCCTTTTGATTCAGATTAAGGATGTAGCGTATATTGAAACTTTTCCCTTTTATGTTAGTCTCCCTAGTGAACGTTGTACATGCCCAGAAGTAACGGCAAGGTGAATAAAAAATGACGGGGAAAAGAGGAACAAGCAGAGTGCAGTACAAATCTTTTTGCAAAACGGATTGATTTCATCGGGAAGCAAATTACCCTTGGGCAtcttttaaatgaaaatgtcGTCAAACGTTTATGGAAAGAGTGTTATAGGCCTATGGGAAGAGATTAACATAAGCTACTATGGGTCTTCTAAAGCTCGGCAAACATGG belongs to Daphnia magna isolate NIES linkage group LG1, ASM2063170v1.1, whole genome shotgun sequence and includes:
- the LOC123474477 gene encoding uncharacterized protein LOC123474477 yields the protein MVSSSSGYYTTPVPYYTTMASDYCTTKKTDYYATTYAAPSFYTESPYYYTTTYAAPSYTTKGAEYYTITYAAREYYTDAPKYYSAPSYYQTDTPRYTTYAASSYNTETPKYYTTNYAAPGYYTMAS